In one window of Candidatus Fonsibacter ubiquis DNA:
- a CDS encoding class I SAM-dependent methyltransferase, with protein sequence MSFCKITKKKLKPFMSFGQMPLANGFLLKKDFNKEFFYNLETSFSEEISLFQINDHPKPKQMFNKHYPFFTSSSKFMIKHFKKYSEWVKKFLSNNSRLIEIGSNDGTFLENFKKLDIEYIGFEPSYNVFKIARQKKINTINKFFSTQHIYNLENFKKKTDVIVGSNVVCHIPDLVDFIKTVDLLLSSNGTLVFEEPYLGSMYEKVSYDQIYDEHIFLFSITSISKIFRSFDFDLVDVIPQITHGGSMRYILKRKKNRNDLGKVKRFIEKEKKLKIDSLEGCLQFKKNCEMSKNKLNETLYKIKKSNQKICGYGATSKSTTILNYCNIGPELIDCIFDTTKEKIGKFSPGMHIPIYNYKLFRKSNYNNVFLFAWNHKKEIQLKEKKLKNINWITHLI encoded by the coding sequence ATGAGTTTTTGCAAAATCACTAAAAAAAAATTAAAACCTTTCATGAGTTTCGGCCAAATGCCTTTAGCTAATGGATTTTTATTAAAGAAAGATTTTAATAAAGAATTTTTTTATAATTTAGAAACTTCATTTAGCGAGGAAATCTCTTTGTTTCAAATTAATGATCATCCAAAACCAAAACAAATGTTTAATAAGCATTATCCTTTTTTTACATCAAGTTCAAAATTTATGATTAAACATTTTAAAAAATATTCGGAATGGGTAAAAAAATTTCTGAGTAATAATTCTAGATTAATAGAAATAGGATCTAATGATGGAACATTTCTAGAAAATTTCAAAAAACTTGATATTGAATATATAGGATTTGAGCCATCATATAATGTGTTTAAAATAGCACGTCAAAAAAAAATTAATACCATAAACAAATTTTTTTCTACTCAACACATATATAATTTAGAAAATTTTAAAAAGAAAACCGATGTAATTGTTGGTTCAAATGTAGTTTGTCATATACCTGATCTTGTCGATTTTATAAAAACAGTAGATTTGTTGTTAAGTTCTAATGGAACTCTAGTCTTTGAGGAACCATATCTAGGCTCAATGTATGAAAAAGTTTCTTACGATCAAATTTATGATGAGCATATTTTTTTATTCTCTATAACTTCTATTTCTAAAATTTTTAGAAGTTTTGATTTCGACCTTGTCGACGTCATTCCTCAAATAACACACGGAGGATCTATGCGATATATTTTGAAAAGAAAAAAGAATAGAAATGACCTTGGAAAAGTAAAAAGATTTATTGAAAAAGAAAAAAAATTAAAGATTGACAGTCTTGAAGGATGTTTACAATTCAAAAAAAATTGTGAAATGTCTAAAAATAAATTAAATGAGACGCTATACAAAATAAAAAAATCTAATCAAAAAATATGTGGTTATGGAGCGACCTCCAAAAGCACAACAATATTAAATTATTGTAATATTGGTCCAGAATTAATTGATTGTATTTTTGACACCACAAAAGAAAAGATAGGAAAATTTTCACCTGGTATGCACATACCTATATATAATTACAAATTATTTAGAAAATCTAATTATAATAATGTTTTTTTATTTGCATGGAATCATAAGAAAGAAATTCAACTAAAAGAAAAAAAGTTAAAAAATATTAATTGGATTACCCATTTAATTTAG
- a CDS encoding sugar 3,4-ketoisomerase, whose protein sequence is MNKKIKYILYKNYKETNGSLTPFYINRNFPIKIKRFFLIKGKKGQTRGKHAHKICNQLFVPVAGKVKLSILSPKKKIIYLDSNKNLGLFVPKLHWCEITFKSNITALLVLCDYKYKKTEYITNIEKFHSMFKKK, encoded by the coding sequence GTGAATAAAAAAATAAAATATATTTTATACAAAAACTATAAAGAGACAAATGGATCTTTAACACCATTTTATATTAATAGAAATTTTCCCATAAAAATAAAACGTTTTTTTTTAATTAAGGGTAAGAAAGGCCAAACCAGAGGTAAGCATGCTCATAAAATTTGCAATCAGCTTTTTGTTCCTGTTGCCGGTAAGGTAAAATTAAGCATCTTATCTCCAAAAAAAAAAATTATTTATTTAGATTCAAATAAAAATCTGGGACTTTTTGTTCCAAAACTGCATTGGTGCGAAATAACATTTAAATCAAATATTACTGCTTTGTTAGTTTTGTGCGATTATAAATATAAAAAAACTGAATATATAACAAATATAGAAAAGTTTCATTCTATGTTTAAAAAAAAATGA
- a CDS encoding glycosyltransferase, with translation MKSLAPIVIFSYKRRETIEKLIISLLKNKESKNSNLYIFQDNHKNIYDKNRVEDVKSYIRNINGFKKKKIYYRSINFGLSKNIIEGIKLVFSKYNKAIFLEDDLIVSDQFLKFMNKCLNFYYKKKKIWHISGWNYDINIKNNKYDAFIIRNTNSWGWATWKDRWKYFSKDPEKIVKTWKSNNIAKFNLDNVYDFFLQIKKNYLRISDTWGIFWYATVFVNRGLCIYPKKSLVKNIGFDEFATNTKVKQFFFDNTIDYKKKNIMLPIKLKENKLFLEAIKNLILKQRSLLYKIYMIIKKYQKNIIKYFCY, from the coding sequence ATGAAAAGTTTAGCACCAATAGTAATTTTTTCATACAAGAGAAGAGAAACGATAGAGAAATTAATAATTTCTTTACTAAAAAATAAAGAAAGCAAAAATAGTAATTTATATATATTTCAAGATAATCACAAAAATATTTATGATAAAAATAGAGTAGAGGATGTTAAGAGCTATATCCGAAATATAAATGGTTTCAAAAAAAAAAAAATTTATTATAGATCGATAAATTTTGGATTAAGCAAAAATATTATCGAAGGAATAAAATTAGTTTTTTCTAAATACAATAAAGCAATTTTTTTAGAGGATGATCTTATAGTTTCTGATCAATTTCTTAAATTTATGAATAAATGTCTAAATTTTTATTATAAAAAAAAAAAGATTTGGCATATTTCTGGATGGAATTATGACATCAATATTAAAAATAATAAATATGACGCTTTTATAATTAGAAATACAAATAGCTGGGGATGGGCAACTTGGAAAGATAGATGGAAATATTTTTCAAAAGATCCTGAAAAAATAGTTAAAACATGGAAATCAAATAATATTGCAAAGTTTAATTTGGATAATGTTTATGATTTTTTTTTGCAAATAAAAAAAAATTATTTAAGAATTTCAGATACCTGGGGAATTTTTTGGTACGCAACAGTTTTTGTAAATAGAGGGTTATGTATTTATCCAAAAAAATCCTTGGTAAAAAATATAGGTTTTGACGAATTTGCCACAAATACAAAAGTAAAACAGTTTTTTTTTGATAACACTATTGATTACAAAAAAAAGAACATTATGTTACCAATAAAACTAAAAGAGAATAAATTATTTTTAGAAGCAATAAAAAATTTAATTTTAAAACAAAGATCTCTTTTATATAAAATTTATATGATTATTAAAAAATATCAGAAAAATATTATTAAATATTTTTGTTATTAA
- a CDS encoding NAD-dependent epimerase/dehydratase family protein yields the protein MLKKTYTIFGHTGFIGSALKNKLKTQNLILPEKKELNFKKNLGNIIYCIGSDLWKKDIYNSYYANLGLIPDIIKKNKFSTFTFLSSIRIYNNSKSSKEESNLYINPNYHNDYYNIKKICAESYLLSSKKKIKIIRLTNLYGENYYAPIVLPTFIRSAIKKGEILISINKNSLKDYLSIDDAINIILKIIQSGKENIYNVASGKRISLISIANEIKKITNCKIIFANQGEKINEKLINISKIKKEFNFKPSTSLLKDLNHLVKKFSNNL from the coding sequence ATGTTAAAAAAAACTTATACAATCTTTGGCCATACTGGTTTTATAGGTTCGGCGCTTAAGAACAAACTTAAAACCCAAAATTTAATTCTTCCAGAAAAAAAAGAATTAAATTTTAAAAAAAACCTTGGAAATATTATTTATTGTATAGGAAGCGACCTGTGGAAAAAAGATATTTACAATTCATACTATGCTAACTTAGGTCTTATACCAGATATTATCAAAAAAAATAAATTTTCAACATTCACTTTTTTGTCCAGTATTAGAATTTATAATAATTCTAAATCATCTAAAGAAGAGAGCAATTTATATATCAATCCAAATTACCATAACGATTATTATAATATAAAAAAAATATGCGCGGAATCATATTTATTAAGCTCAAAAAAAAAAATAAAAATTATAAGACTTACAAATCTTTATGGTGAAAATTATTATGCACCCATTGTGCTTCCTACTTTTATAAGAAGCGCCATTAAAAAAGGGGAGATTCTAATAAGTATTAATAAAAATTCCTTAAAAGATTATTTAAGTATTGATGACGCTATAAATATAATATTGAAAATCATTCAATCAGGTAAAGAAAATATTTATAATGTTGCTTCTGGTAAAAGAATTTCTCTAATTTCTATAGCAAATGAAATTAAAAAAATAACTAACTGCAAAATAATTTTTGCAAATCAAGGTGAGAAAATAAATGAAAAATTAATTAATATTTCTAAAATCAAAAAAGAATTTAATTTTAAACCATCAACCTCTCTTCTTAAAGATTTAAATCATCTTGTTAAAAAATTTTCTAATAATCTATAA
- a CDS encoding FkbM family methyltransferase, with protein sequence MLINSFKLFINKIISFTGYKISRLKYIHSSEINLINSINFFRIKSIIDVGANEGQFILRLLKQNFKGNVISFEPIAKAYEKLLINAEKNKQKISWYVAEKCGLGAKDFSNDIFISQHSESSSLLRILPKHTNLKPLSKTISAERINIKKLDNFYDYIKKLDRNIFLKIDTQGYELEVLKGAERTLELIAALVVEVSLVKLYEKQPDWLDIINFLKERNFVIWSVERVMGDVNTGETYQLDIIFVKDNYLVNS encoded by the coding sequence ATGTTGATTAACTCATTTAAATTATTTATTAATAAAATAATTTCATTCACTGGTTATAAGATTTCTAGATTAAAATATATCCATAGTAGTGAGATAAATTTAATAAATTCAATTAATTTTTTTAGAATAAAAAGCATAATTGATGTAGGAGCAAATGAGGGGCAGTTTATATTAAGATTGCTTAAACAAAATTTTAAAGGAAATGTTATAAGTTTTGAGCCGATAGCTAAAGCTTATGAAAAATTATTAATAAACGCAGAGAAAAATAAACAAAAAATTTCTTGGTACGTTGCTGAAAAATGTGGACTAGGAGCAAAAGATTTTTCTAATGATATATTTATTTCACAACATTCAGAAAGCAGTAGTCTATTAAGGATTCTTCCAAAACATACAAATTTAAAACCTTTATCCAAAACAATATCCGCCGAAAGAATAAATATAAAAAAATTAGATAATTTTTATGACTATATAAAAAAATTAGATAGAAATATTTTTCTAAAAATAGATACGCAGGGTTATGAATTGGAAGTTTTAAAAGGTGCAGAAAGAACTTTGGAATTAATCGCAGCATTAGTTGTTGAGGTGTCATTAGTAAAGTTATATGAGAAACAACCAGATTGGTTAGATATTATTAATTTTTTGAAAGAGAGAAATTTTGTAATTTGGTCCGTTGAAAGAGTTATGGGCGATGTAAACACAGGGGAGACTTATCAGTTAGATATAATTTTTGTAAAAGACAATTATTTAGTTAATAGCTAA
- a CDS encoding DegT/DnrJ/EryC1/StrS family aminotransferase has translation MNINFTNLYKLIPNKKLLFYKINNLLRNNQLVGGKEIDNFQKEFSRFVNSKFTIAVANGTDALEIAIKSLKLKKNSEIIVPANTWISTAAAVVANDLKLILCDVNLDDYTICLSDLKKKINKKTSCIIPVHLYGNPAHMLSIKKIIGKRNIKIIEDCAQAQGSFINGRHVGTFGDIGTFSFFPSKNIGGIGDGGAIVTKNKKIFDFCSRYRNHGAIQKYDHKFIGRNSRLDCINSCLIREKMKKYSQVLKKRKTLAKIYHKNLKLIKNLKLYNYQKNFSYSYHQFVIRLDRDRDELQSFLKKKNVETMIHYPYMLNELSFFNYKKKLSNCNMLGKKILSLPISEEHSVKEINHVCKLIKLFFNK, from the coding sequence ATGAATATTAATTTTACCAATTTATATAAATTAATACCTAATAAAAAATTACTTTTTTATAAAATAAATAATTTATTAAGGAATAATCAACTTGTCGGAGGTAAAGAAATAGATAATTTTCAGAAGGAATTTTCAAGATTTGTTAATTCTAAATTTACAATAGCCGTTGCAAACGGAACGGACGCTCTAGAGATTGCAATAAAAAGTTTAAAACTTAAAAAAAATTCAGAAATTATAGTGCCGGCGAACACATGGATATCAACAGCTGCAGCAGTAGTAGCAAATGATTTAAAACTGATTTTATGCGATGTTAATTTAGATGATTATACAATTTGTCTTTCAGATTTAAAAAAAAAGATTAATAAAAAAACTTCCTGTATTATACCAGTTCATCTATATGGAAATCCTGCGCATATGCTTTCAATTAAAAAAATTATTGGAAAAAGAAATATAAAAATAATTGAAGATTGTGCGCAAGCACAAGGAAGTTTTATTAATGGAAGGCATGTAGGAACATTTGGAGATATTGGAACATTTAGTTTTTTCCCAAGCAAAAATATTGGAGGCATAGGTGACGGAGGTGCAATTGTAACCAAAAATAAAAAAATCTTTGATTTCTGCTCAAGATACAGAAATCATGGCGCAATACAAAAGTATGATCATAAATTTATAGGCAGAAACTCTAGATTGGATTGTATAAATTCTTGTTTAATTAGAGAAAAAATGAAAAAATATTCTCAGGTATTAAAAAAACGAAAAACGCTAGCTAAAATATACCATAAAAATTTAAAATTAATAAAAAATTTAAAATTATATAATTATCAAAAGAATTTTAGTTATTCTTATCATCAATTTGTAATTAGATTAGACAGGGATAGAGATGAATTGCAGTCATTTCTAAAAAAAAAAAATGTAGAAACGATGATACACTATCCATATATGCTTAATGAGTTATCTTTTTTTAATTATAAAAAAAAATTAAGTAATTGCAATATGCTTGGAAAAAAAATACTAAGCTTACCAATTTCCGAAGAACATTCTGTAAAAGAAATAAATCACGTTTGTAAATTAATTAAATTATTTTTTAATAAATAA
- a CDS encoding dTDP-4-dehydrorhamnose 3,5-epimerase family protein, with the protein MKPTLIDKKKYKDNRGYFQEIFKKNEIQINTQIKFTAMSYSTQNVIRGLHFQKQNAQLKIITVIKGKILDVCVNLKSNSRYFKNVYKFLLTPGKILIIPNYYAHGFECLSREAYVFYHIDKYRDKKNESGILYNDKELKIKWKTRNPILSDRDKNLISLKDFENTIGSL; encoded by the coding sequence ATGAAACCAACTTTGATAGATAAAAAAAAATATAAAGACAATAGAGGATATTTTCAGGAAATTTTTAAAAAAAACGAAATTCAAATTAATACACAAATAAAATTTACCGCAATGTCTTATTCTACTCAAAATGTTATTAGGGGCTTGCATTTTCAAAAGCAAAATGCCCAACTAAAAATAATAACAGTAATCAAAGGAAAGATATTAGACGTATGTGTGAATTTAAAAAGTAATTCGAGATATTTTAAAAATGTGTATAAGTTTTTATTAACACCAGGTAAAATTTTAATTATACCCAACTATTATGCGCATGGCTTTGAATGCTTAAGTAGAGAAGCCTATGTATTTTATCATATAGATAAATACCGAGACAAAAAAAATGAAAGCGGCATTTTATATAATGACAAAGAATTAAAAATTAAATGGAAAACAAGAAATCCTATTTTATCTGATAGAGATAAAAATTTAATTTCACTAAAAGATTTTGAAAATACAATTGGATCGCTTTGA
- a CDS encoding SDR family oxidoreductase has protein sequence MNILITGSLGHIGSFFLKKITRNRKIKKIYIIDNNKSEKINILFNLKSKNKIFFRLGDLTIKKTLNNIKNIKTVIHFASLTNAEESVKFKKEISSNNFLSFLNIVNFCINNKSNLIHISSTSVYGSQDAIVDENCKQLKPQSPYAEIKLKEEKYLKKLKNKLKFITLRFATIAGVSNGMRFHTAVNKFCHNAIMNKPITVWKTAMNQYRPYLSLNDAYKAILFILKKNLFDKSIYNIVTTNLTVGQILKKIKKIKKDIKIKYTNSEIMNQLSYHVLSNKIKNKGLNLGKSIDKDIEDTFKIFKSIKNY, from the coding sequence ATGAACATACTTATTACTGGATCTTTAGGCCATATAGGTTCCTTTTTCTTAAAAAAAATTACTCGTAATCGTAAAATTAAAAAAATTTATATTATTGATAATAATAAATCTGAGAAAATAAATATTTTATTCAATTTAAAATCAAAAAATAAAATTTTTTTTAGACTTGGAGATCTGACAATTAAAAAAACATTAAATAATATTAAAAATATTAAAACTGTTATTCATTTTGCCTCTCTAACTAATGCGGAGGAAAGTGTAAAATTTAAAAAAGAAATTTCCTCAAATAATTTTTTATCTTTTTTGAACATTGTAAATTTTTGTATAAATAATAAATCTAATTTAATTCATATTTCTTCAACAAGCGTATATGGATCTCAAGATGCTATTGTCGATGAGAACTGTAAGCAACTTAAACCCCAAAGTCCTTACGCTGAAATTAAATTAAAAGAAGAGAAATATTTAAAAAAATTAAAAAACAAACTAAAATTTATTACATTAAGATTTGCGACTATTGCAGGTGTTTCTAATGGAATGAGATTTCACACGGCTGTTAATAAATTTTGTCATAATGCAATCATGAATAAACCAATTACCGTTTGGAAAACAGCTATGAATCAATATAGACCATATTTATCTCTAAATGACGCCTATAAAGCTATTCTTTTTATTTTAAAAAAAAATTTATTTGATAAGTCAATTTATAATATAGTAACTACTAATCTTACTGTAGGCCAAATACTAAAAAAAATTAAAAAAATTAAAAAAGATATTAAAATTAAATATACTAATTCAGAAATAATGAACCAACTGTCTTACCATGTTCTTTCAAACAAAATAAAAAACAAAGGATTAAATTTAGGAAAAAGTATTGATAAAGACATTGAAGATACTTTTAAAATATTTAAATCCATAAAAAACTATTAA